From the genome of Mycobacterium dioxanotrophicus, one region includes:
- the efeU gene encoding iron uptake transporter permease EfeU, with translation MVLSDAVPNLLIGLREGLEAGLVVSILLAAVHKSPLADGARRPTAPVWLGLLGALTVSASFAAVLSATTSSLGGVGQDIVGGLLSILAVVLVTAMIFWMSRTAAHLSGELSGKVAEALMLGSGALALTAFLAVAREGLETTLFFWTAAKAAGESIGPIIGGAVGLAIAVVLCWLLYRRSVRMNLKTFFTRTAVVLIVIAAGILAYGIGDLQTAGWLPGRSWYAFDLSGHISADSWGVTIITGITQLTPRMTVLQVLAWVGYLVVVIPAFLCSSRQAPAPAKTAEPSAPSAVSRLIAQRPVAVAVAVVVVPAVLAAAVIALLPGGDTDATRVTVTATTCAADWSTVRPGNQTFTVVNKSGKTGEINLVDANNGVVAEIETLGPATSAPMTANLGSGSYTFTCLLAGQPAVVSQAKQVSGQDVPGAPAPIVRVTEDDLKPAMAAYQVYVDGLLTTLSDQVHRIRADLGSGNIAAAKTDWTAAMLTWNRVGAAYGSFGDYGDAIAGLPHGLPGGANDPDFAGLRRLEYGLWHGQSPADLIPVADALATEVAKLRVNLTDAMPEAADQTKRPHEILEDMLRFQLAGYTNQGAGTEYAETAASVEATRAVLGQFAPLISSRAPKLLGQANSDLDALDAALRATRWVPPSRASAAQRNAVNAALGQALETLASVPLVIELPVSR, from the coding sequence GTGGTGCTATCCGACGCCGTGCCGAACCTGCTGATCGGTTTGCGGGAAGGCCTGGAAGCGGGCCTGGTGGTCAGCATCCTGCTGGCCGCCGTGCACAAATCCCCGCTTGCCGACGGTGCCAGGCGGCCCACCGCGCCCGTCTGGCTGGGTTTGCTGGGGGCACTGACGGTGTCCGCCAGCTTTGCGGCAGTGCTGAGCGCGACGACGAGCTCGCTGGGCGGCGTGGGCCAGGACATCGTCGGCGGGTTGCTGAGCATCCTGGCGGTGGTGCTGGTCACCGCGATGATCTTCTGGATGTCGCGGACGGCGGCCCACCTGTCCGGCGAGCTCAGCGGCAAGGTTGCCGAGGCCCTGATGCTCGGGTCCGGGGCGCTGGCGCTGACGGCCTTCCTGGCGGTCGCCCGCGAAGGCCTGGAGACCACGCTGTTCTTCTGGACCGCGGCCAAGGCCGCCGGAGAATCGATCGGCCCGATCATCGGCGGCGCCGTGGGCCTCGCGATCGCCGTCGTGCTGTGCTGGTTGCTGTACCGGCGCTCGGTCCGGATGAACCTCAAGACCTTCTTCACCCGCACGGCCGTGGTGCTCATCGTCATCGCCGCGGGCATCCTCGCCTACGGCATCGGCGATCTGCAGACCGCGGGCTGGCTCCCGGGCCGGTCCTGGTACGCGTTCGACCTCAGCGGTCACATCTCGGCCGATTCGTGGGGGGTCACCATCATCACCGGCATCACGCAGTTGACCCCGCGGATGACCGTGCTGCAGGTGCTGGCGTGGGTCGGCTACCTCGTCGTCGTCATACCGGCCTTCCTGTGCTCGTCGCGGCAGGCCCCGGCGCCAGCGAAAACCGCAGAGCCATCAGCACCTTCCGCCGTGAGTCGACTCATCGCCCAGCGGCCGGTGGCAGTGGCCGTCGCGGTCGTCGTGGTGCCCGCTGTGCTGGCCGCAGCAGTGATTGCGCTGCTGCCCGGCGGCGACACCGACGCCACCCGGGTGACCGTCACGGCAACCACCTGCGCGGCGGACTGGTCCACCGTGCGCCCCGGCAATCAGACGTTCACCGTCGTCAACAAGTCCGGCAAGACCGGCGAGATCAACCTGGTGGACGCCAACAACGGCGTCGTCGCCGAGATCGAGACTCTCGGCCCGGCCACCAGCGCGCCGATGACGGCCAATCTGGGCTCGGGCAGCTACACGTTCACCTGCCTGCTGGCCGGTCAGCCCGCAGTCGTCTCGCAGGCCAAACAGGTCAGCGGACAAGATGTTCCGGGTGCCCCGGCGCCGATCGTGCGGGTCACCGAAGACGACCTGAAGCCGGCCATGGCCGCCTACCAGGTTTACGTCGACGGATTACTCACGACACTGAGCGACCAGGTGCACCGCATCAGGGCCGACCTAGGCAGCGGGAACATCGCTGCGGCCAAGACGGATTGGACCGCCGCGATGCTGACCTGGAACCGTGTCGGCGCCGCCTACGGCAGCTTCGGAGACTACGGCGACGCCATCGCGGGTCTGCCGCACGGACTGCCTGGCGGCGCGAACGATCCTGACTTCGCCGGGCTGCGTCGGCTCGAATACGGCCTGTGGCATGGGCAGTCACCCGCAGATCTGATCCCCGTCGCCGACGCCCTGGCCACCGAGGTGGCCAAGCTGCGGGTCAACCTGACCGATGCCATGCCCGAAGCCGCCGACCAGACCAAGCGGCCCCACGAGATTCTCGAGGACATGCTGCGGTTCCAGTTGGCCGGCTACACCAACCAGGGCGCGGGCACCGAATACGCCGAGACTGCGGCGTCAGTCGAGGCGACCCGCGCCGTGCTCGGTCAGTTCGCCCCGCTGATCAGCTCACGTGCACCGAAGTTGTTGGGGCAGGCCAATTCTGACCTCGACGCTCTGGATGCCGCGTTGCGTGCGACGCGGTGGGTGCCGCCGAGTCGGGCTTCTGCCGCGCAGCGTAACGCCGTCAACGCGGCCCTGGGACAGGCACTGGAGACGCTGGCCTCGGTGCCGCTCGTCATCGAACTACCGGTCAGCCGATAG
- the efeB gene encoding iron uptake transporter deferrochelatase/peroxidase subunit has product MEVSRRHFLRGAAAGAAGTAITGAVLLEGKTVDANAATVATPPERYPFHAEHQSGILTPPPAEKQNFASHIAFDVTAKDKATLAATFSALTERARFLTTGGSPPELGISQPPADSAVLGPVIPADGLTITVALGASLFDGRYGLADRKPVKLKPMTVFPNDFPDPQWTHGDVLLQLCAHNPDTVHHALRDIMRTVRGSMQMRWRIDGYNSPPRPSGTGRNLLGFKDGTGNPVSDDAANLIWVTDPAEPAWTHGGTYQVVRLIRMLVEFWDRVSINEQERMFGRRRDSGAPLDGNNEFDNPDYAADAAGKTIPLDAHIRLANPRTPATDNQRLLRRSYNYDLGVDRNGNMQSGHVFVCFQQDIDRQFETVQNRLNDEPLVDYVQPFGGGYFFALPGLADDHDWYGRALLA; this is encoded by the coding sequence ATGGAGGTCAGTCGAAGGCATTTCCTGCGGGGCGCCGCCGCAGGTGCCGCGGGGACGGCGATCACCGGTGCCGTGCTGCTCGAAGGCAAGACGGTGGACGCCAACGCGGCGACCGTGGCAACTCCGCCCGAGCGCTATCCGTTCCACGCCGAGCACCAGTCCGGCATCCTGACACCGCCGCCCGCCGAGAAACAGAACTTCGCCAGCCACATCGCCTTCGACGTCACCGCCAAGGACAAGGCAACGCTCGCAGCGACTTTCAGCGCGTTGACCGAGCGGGCCCGGTTCCTGACCACCGGTGGCTCCCCGCCCGAACTCGGGATATCGCAGCCACCCGCCGACAGTGCGGTCCTCGGCCCGGTGATCCCGGCCGACGGGTTGACCATCACGGTCGCGCTGGGCGCCAGCCTGTTCGACGGGAGATATGGCCTCGCGGATCGCAAACCCGTCAAGCTCAAGCCGATGACGGTGTTCCCCAACGACTTTCCGGATCCGCAGTGGACACACGGCGACGTGCTGCTGCAGCTGTGCGCGCACAATCCCGACACCGTGCACCACGCGCTGCGCGACATCATGCGCACCGTGCGTGGCTCGATGCAGATGCGGTGGCGCATCGACGGATACAACTCGCCGCCACGCCCGTCGGGCACCGGCCGCAACCTGCTCGGCTTCAAGGACGGCACCGGAAACCCCGTGTCGGACGACGCCGCGAACCTGATCTGGGTGACCGACCCCGCCGAGCCGGCCTGGACCCACGGTGGCACCTACCAGGTGGTCCGCCTCATCCGGATGCTCGTGGAGTTCTGGGACCGCGTGTCGATCAACGAGCAGGAGCGTATGTTCGGCCGCCGCCGCGACAGCGGGGCACCGTTGGACGGCAACAACGAATTCGACAATCCCGACTATGCCGCCGACGCCGCAGGCAAGACCATCCCGCTCGACGCCCACATCCGGCTTGCGAACCCGCGCACGCCCGCCACCGACAATCAGCGGCTGCTGCGGCGGTCCTACAACTACGACCTGGGCGTCGACCGCAACGGCAACATGCAGTCCGGGCACGTCTTCGTGTGCTTCCAGCAGGACATCGACCGGCAGTTCGAGACCGTGCAGAACCGGCTCAACGACGAACCCCTCGTCGACTATGTGCAGCCGTTCGGTGGCGGCTACTTCTTCGCGCTGCCGGGTCTGGCCGACGACCACGATTGGTATGGCCGGGCTCTCTTGGCCTAG
- a CDS encoding arabinosyltransferase domain-containing protein, translating into MTATELKPAESAPTAAKDVKTARWVAIIAGLIGFLCSVLTPLLPVVQTTATLNWPQEGQLNSVTAPLITETPVKMTATIPCDLIRSLPPEGGLVFGTAPKEGRQAPLNALFVNVTSKRVDITDRNVVISSVPREKAVGPPGCSRIEITSSEAGTFATFVGLTGTDGKELRTGFADPNLRPSIVGVFTELSGPAPQGLSVSATIDTRFTTKPTALKLTAMLLGIAATVIAVLALWRLDRLDGRRMHSLIPSRWRTFNAVDVVVVGGFLVWHVIGANSSDDGYILQMARVADHAGYMSNYFRWFGSPEDPFGWFYNLLALMTHVSDASIWMRLPDLICALVCWLLLSREVLPRLGPAVIASKPALWSAGLVLMAAWMPFNNGLRPEGQIATGALITYVLIERAIISERLTPAALAIIAAAFTLGIQPTGLIAVAALLAGGRPLLRILVHRRRRVGVWPLVLPLLAAGTVILTVVFADQTLATVLEATRIRTAIGPSQAWYTENLRYYYLILPTVDGSLSRRFGFIITALSLFTSMFIMLRRKRVPGVARGPVWRLMGIIFATMFCLMFTPTKWVHHFGLFAAVGAAMAAVVTVLASPVVLRSARNRMAFTSAVLFVMALCFATTNGWWYVSSYGVPFNNDKPAIGGVTVSTIFFTLFVITALWAFWLHFRPGTESRVTRLLTAAPVPVAAGFMCVVFVGSMLYGVVRQAGTYSNASSNLQALAGGCGLADDVLVEPDTNNGFLTPLPGDYGPLGPLGGTGPTGFTPNGVPDHIVAEAIRLTVPMPGIDSDWDAAAKLKTPGINGSTVPLPYGLDPARVPVAGSYVEGPAQQESKLASAWYQLPAPDAGHPLVVVTAAGTITGNSVFNGRTEGQTVELEYGRPGPGGVPVAAGRLVPYDLGPIPSWRNLRFDRSQIPADATFVRIIAEDKSLTPGDWIAVTPPRVPEVKTVQEYIGSEQPVLMDWAVGLAFPCQHPMLHANGVTEIPKFRITPDYNAKMKDTDTWEDGLNGGLLGITDVLLRQHVMAAYLNKDWGRDWGSLRKFDTIVDATPAQIELGTATHSGLYKPGKIRIKP; encoded by the coding sequence ATGACCGCGACCGAACTCAAGCCCGCCGAGAGTGCGCCGACAGCGGCGAAAGACGTGAAGACGGCCCGTTGGGTCGCGATCATCGCCGGTCTGATCGGCTTCCTATGCTCGGTGCTCACGCCGCTGCTGCCGGTGGTGCAGACGACGGCGACGCTGAACTGGCCCCAGGAGGGGCAGCTGAACAGCGTCACCGCGCCGCTGATCACCGAGACCCCGGTCAAGATGACGGCGACGATCCCATGTGACCTGATCCGCTCGCTGCCGCCCGAGGGTGGCCTGGTGTTCGGCACCGCGCCCAAGGAGGGCAGGCAGGCCCCGCTCAACGCGCTGTTCGTCAACGTCACCAGCAAGCGCGTCGACATCACCGACCGCAACGTGGTGATCTCCAGCGTGCCGCGGGAGAAAGCCGTCGGGCCCCCGGGCTGCTCGCGCATCGAGATCACGTCGTCGGAGGCCGGCACGTTCGCCACGTTCGTGGGGCTCACGGGCACTGACGGTAAGGAGCTGCGCACCGGCTTCGCCGACCCGAACCTGCGGCCGTCGATCGTCGGCGTCTTCACCGAGCTGAGTGGGCCTGCACCGCAAGGGCTTTCAGTCTCGGCGACGATCGACACCCGGTTCACCACGAAACCCACCGCACTCAAGCTGACGGCGATGCTGCTGGGCATCGCGGCCACCGTGATCGCGGTGCTCGCGCTGTGGCGCCTCGACCGACTCGACGGCCGACGGATGCACAGCCTGATCCCGTCGCGGTGGCGCACGTTCAATGCGGTCGACGTGGTGGTGGTCGGCGGGTTCCTGGTGTGGCACGTGATCGGCGCCAACTCGTCCGACGACGGCTACATCCTGCAGATGGCCCGCGTGGCCGATCACGCCGGATACATGTCGAACTATTTCCGCTGGTTCGGCAGCCCTGAAGACCCGTTCGGCTGGTTCTACAACCTGCTGGCGCTGATGACCCACGTCAGCGATGCCAGCATCTGGATGCGGCTGCCCGACCTGATCTGCGCACTGGTGTGTTGGCTGCTGCTGTCCCGCGAGGTGCTGCCCCGGCTCGGGCCCGCCGTCATCGCGAGCAAGCCCGCGCTGTGGTCGGCAGGCCTGGTGCTGATGGCCGCGTGGATGCCGTTCAACAACGGTCTGCGTCCCGAGGGTCAGATCGCCACCGGTGCACTGATCACCTACGTGCTGATCGAGCGCGCCATCATCTCCGAACGGCTCACCCCCGCCGCGCTGGCGATCATCGCGGCGGCGTTCACTCTCGGTATCCAGCCGACCGGCCTGATCGCCGTGGCCGCGCTGCTCGCCGGTGGCCGCCCGCTGCTGCGCATCCTGGTGCATCGCCGCCGCAGAGTCGGCGTGTGGCCGCTGGTGCTGCCCCTGCTGGCCGCGGGAACCGTGATCCTCACCGTGGTGTTCGCCGACCAGACGCTGGCAACGGTGTTGGAAGCCACCAGGATTCGCACGGCCATCGGACCGAGCCAGGCCTGGTACACCGAGAATCTGCGGTACTACTACCTGATTCTGCCGACCGTCGACGGATCGCTGTCGCGCCGGTTCGGCTTCATCATCACCGCGCTGAGTCTGTTCACCTCGATGTTCATCATGTTGCGGCGCAAGCGGGTTCCCGGCGTCGCGCGCGGACCGGTCTGGCGCTTGATGGGCATCATCTTCGCGACCATGTTCTGCCTGATGTTCACCCCGACCAAGTGGGTGCACCACTTCGGCCTGTTCGCCGCCGTGGGCGCCGCGATGGCCGCGGTGGTCACCGTGCTGGCCTCGCCGGTGGTGCTGCGCTCGGCGCGCAACCGCATGGCGTTCACGTCGGCCGTACTGTTCGTGATGGCACTGTGTTTCGCCACCACCAACGGCTGGTGGTACGTCTCCAGCTACGGCGTGCCGTTCAACAACGACAAGCCGGCCATCGGTGGCGTCACCGTGAGCACCATCTTCTTCACGCTGTTCGTCATCACCGCGCTGTGGGCGTTCTGGCTGCATTTCCGGCCCGGCACCGAGAGCAGGGTGACGCGACTGCTGACCGCGGCCCCGGTGCCGGTGGCGGCCGGGTTCATGTGCGTGGTGTTCGTCGGCTCGATGCTCTACGGCGTGGTGCGCCAGGCCGGTACCTACTCCAACGCGTCGTCGAACCTGCAGGCGCTGGCCGGTGGGTGCGGATTGGCCGACGACGTACTCGTCGAACCCGACACCAACAACGGCTTCTTGACTCCGCTGCCCGGCGACTACGGCCCGCTCGGACCGCTGGGCGGGACGGGACCGACCGGTTTCACCCCCAACGGCGTGCCGGATCACATTGTCGCCGAAGCCATCCGGCTGACCGTGCCGATGCCGGGGATCGACTCCGACTGGGATGCTGCGGCCAAGCTGAAGACGCCCGGCATCAACGGGTCGACCGTGCCGCTGCCCTACGGCCTGGACCCGGCCCGCGTGCCGGTGGCAGGCAGCTACGTGGAAGGGCCTGCGCAGCAGGAGAGCAAGCTCGCGTCGGCGTGGTACCAGTTGCCCGCGCCCGACGCCGGGCATCCGCTGGTGGTCGTCACCGCCGCCGGAACCATCACGGGCAACAGCGTTTTCAACGGCCGCACCGAAGGTCAGACCGTCGAGCTGGAATACGGCCGGCCGGGGCCGGGCGGCGTCCCGGTCGCCGCCGGCCGGCTGGTGCCCTATGACCTCGGCCCCATCCCGTCATGGCGCAACCTGCGGTTCGACCGCAGCCAGATCCCGGCCGACGCGACGTTCGTGCGCATCATCGCCGAGGACAAGTCGCTGACCCCCGGCGACTGGATCGCCGTCACCCCGCCACGGGTGCCCGAGGTCAAGACCGTGCAGGAGTACATCGGCTCAGAGCAGCCCGTGTTGATGGACTGGGCGGTGGGACTGGCCTTCCCGTGCCAGCACCCGATGCTGCACGCGAACGGCGTCACCGAGATCCCGAAGTTCCGCATCACGCCGGACTACAACGCCAAGATGAAGGACACCGACACCTGGGAGGACGGCCTCAACGGTGGCCTGTTGGGCATCACCGACGTGCTGCTGCGGCAACACGTGATGGCGGCGTACCTCAACAAGGACTGGGGCCGTGACTGGGGCTCACTGCGCAAGTTCGACACCATCGTCGACGCGACGCCTGCGCAGATCGAACTCGGCACCGCCACCCACAGCGGGCTCTACAAACCGGGCAAGATCCGCATCAAGCCCTAG
- a CDS encoding arabinosyltransferase domain-containing protein: protein MPGDERHEPETASAATDRSRIARLIAIIAGVVGVVLCGLVPLLPVSQTTATVLWPQGTGADGNITNITAPLVSGAPQSLDVSIPCTAVSTLPPAGGLVFSTIPPGGIDATRNGLFVRATADTVFVAFRDTVTAVAPRAAVASGACSALHVWANIGGVGADFAGIPGATGTAAVEKKPQVAGVFTDLKVGPQPGLSARVDVDTRFITKPTALKMLVMVLGVVCVMASIVALAVLDRLGGRRVPNAWRRFLRVPVATWIADAGVVGTLLLWHVIGAISSDDGYNLTIARVSADAGYNANYFRYFGTSEAPFDWYQSVLAHFAAISTAGVWMRLPATLAGIATWLLLSRWVLPRLGRRMATNRIAVWTAGAVFVAAWLPFNNGLRPEPLIAFGVLAVWALIENTIASHRIWPACLAIIVAMFSVTLAPQGLIALAPLLVGARGVVGIIRARRIALPAVAGLAGSAALVFVIVFRDQTLATVAESARIKYTVGPTISWYQEFLRYYFLTVEDSVDSSLTRRFAVLTMLLCLFGMIAVLLRKGRVPGLASGPVWRLLGVTAIGLLLLHFTPTKWAVQFGEFAGLAGALGGVTAFAFALVGLHSRRNLALYVTALLFVLAWATSGINGWFYIGNYGVPWFDRQPVIAGHPVTSMFLVLAIITGVLAGWLHFRIDYAGHTEVANTRRNRVLASTPLLVVAIIMVVLEVGSMAKGFVQRYPVYTTAAANVRTLASGLSNTSCAMADDVLVEADTNAGMLQPVPGQTYGEYGPLGGENPVGFNPNGISDTLEPPKPVVANPGTVNSDGSPNKPNVGIAYAAGTGGGYGPVGVNGSRVFLPFGLDPARTPVMGSYKENTVAAKATSAWYQLPPRSPDRPLVTVAAAGAIWYYDEEHEFHYGQSLKLQWGVHRPDGSYQALDSVQPIDVFAQFAWRNLRFPLAWAPPEANVARIVADDPNLSDDQWFGFTPPRVPTLQTAQQFLGSQTPIMMDIATAANFPCQRPFSEHLGVAELPQYRILPNVKQVVVSSNMWQSAQKGGPFLFIQALLRTSTIPTYLSNDWYRDWGSIEKYDPVVPPELAPVAHIDQGTKRVFGFSRPGPIRALP from the coding sequence GTGCCGGGCGATGAGCGACATGAACCAGAGACAGCTAGTGCAGCCACTGATCGGTCCCGCATCGCACGCCTGATCGCGATCATCGCCGGCGTCGTCGGTGTGGTGCTGTGCGGTCTGGTACCCCTGCTGCCGGTCAGCCAAACCACCGCGACCGTCCTGTGGCCGCAGGGCACCGGCGCCGACGGCAACATCACCAACATCACGGCACCGCTGGTATCCGGGGCTCCGCAGTCCCTCGACGTGTCGATCCCGTGCACCGCGGTGAGCACCCTGCCCCCGGCCGGTGGGCTGGTGTTCTCCACCATCCCGCCCGGCGGCATCGACGCCACCCGCAACGGCCTGTTCGTCCGGGCCACCGCCGACACCGTCTTCGTCGCATTCCGCGACACCGTCACCGCGGTGGCCCCGCGCGCCGCGGTCGCTTCCGGCGCCTGCAGTGCCCTGCACGTGTGGGCCAACATCGGCGGCGTCGGCGCGGACTTCGCCGGCATCCCCGGCGCCACCGGCACCGCGGCCGTCGAGAAGAAGCCCCAGGTCGCCGGGGTGTTCACCGACCTGAAGGTGGGCCCGCAGCCGGGCCTGTCCGCCCGCGTGGACGTGGACACCCGGTTCATCACCAAACCGACCGCGCTCAAGATGCTGGTGATGGTGCTCGGCGTGGTCTGCGTCATGGCGTCGATCGTGGCGCTGGCCGTGCTGGATCGCCTTGGCGGCAGGCGGGTCCCGAATGCGTGGCGCCGGTTCCTGCGGGTGCCGGTCGCGACGTGGATCGCCGACGCAGGCGTCGTCGGGACACTGCTGCTGTGGCACGTCATCGGCGCCATCTCCTCCGACGACGGCTACAACCTCACCATCGCGCGGGTGTCCGCTGACGCCGGTTACAACGCCAACTACTTCCGTTACTTCGGCACCAGTGAAGCGCCGTTCGACTGGTATCAGTCGGTGCTGGCGCACTTCGCGGCGATCAGCACCGCGGGCGTGTGGATGCGCCTGCCCGCCACCCTGGCCGGCATCGCGACGTGGCTGCTGCTGAGCCGCTGGGTGCTGCCGCGGCTCGGCCGCCGCATGGCCACCAACCGCATCGCGGTGTGGACGGCCGGCGCGGTGTTCGTGGCTGCATGGCTGCCGTTCAACAACGGCCTGCGGCCCGAGCCGCTGATCGCGTTCGGCGTGCTCGCAGTGTGGGCTCTCATAGAAAATACGATCGCGAGCCACCGGATCTGGCCTGCGTGCCTGGCCATCATCGTGGCGATGTTCAGCGTGACACTCGCCCCGCAGGGCCTCATCGCGCTGGCCCCGCTGTTGGTCGGCGCCCGCGGCGTCGTCGGCATCATCCGCGCCCGGCGCATCGCGCTGCCCGCCGTGGCCGGCCTGGCCGGTTCCGCGGCGCTGGTGTTCGTCATCGTCTTCCGGGACCAGACGCTGGCCACCGTCGCCGAATCGGCCCGCATCAAGTACACCGTCGGGCCGACCATCTCCTGGTACCAGGAATTCCTGCGCTACTACTTCCTCACCGTGGAAGATTCCGTGGACAGTTCGCTCACGCGGCGGTTCGCGGTGCTGACCATGCTGTTGTGCCTGTTCGGCATGATCGCCGTGCTGCTGCGCAAAGGTCGGGTGCCCGGGCTGGCCAGCGGGCCGGTGTGGCGGCTGCTCGGCGTCACCGCGATCGGTCTGCTGCTGCTGCACTTCACCCCCACCAAGTGGGCCGTGCAGTTCGGCGAATTCGCCGGGCTGGCCGGTGCGCTCGGCGGTGTGACGGCGTTCGCGTTCGCCCTGGTGGGCCTGCACAGCCGACGCAACCTCGCGCTGTACGTGACGGCGTTGCTGTTCGTGCTGGCCTGGGCCACCTCGGGCATCAACGGCTGGTTCTACATCGGCAACTACGGTGTGCCGTGGTTCGACCGCCAGCCCGTGATCGCCGGGCATCCGGTGACGTCGATGTTCCTGGTGCTGGCCATCATCACCGGCGTCCTGGCCGGCTGGCTGCACTTCCGCATCGACTACGCCGGGCACACCGAAGTGGCCAACACCCGCCGAAACCGCGTGCTGGCCTCCACCCCGCTGCTCGTGGTCGCGATCATCATGGTCGTGCTCGAGGTCGGCTCGATGGCCAAGGGCTTCGTGCAGCGCTACCCCGTCTACACCACGGCGGCCGCGAACGTGCGGACGCTGGCCTCGGGGCTGTCGAACACCAGCTGCGCGATGGCCGACGACGTGCTGGTCGAGGCCGACACCAACGCAGGCATGCTGCAGCCGGTACCGGGCCAGACCTACGGCGAGTACGGGCCGCTCGGCGGTGAGAACCCGGTCGGGTTCAACCCGAACGGCATCAGCGACACGCTCGAACCGCCGAAACCCGTCGTCGCCAACCCCGGCACCGTGAATTCCGACGGCTCGCCCAACAAGCCCAACGTCGGCATCGCGTATGCCGCGGGCACCGGTGGCGGCTACGGTCCGGTCGGCGTCAACGGATCCCGCGTGTTCCTGCCGTTCGGCCTCGACCCCGCCCGCACCCCGGTGATGGGCAGCTATAAGGAGAACACCGTCGCCGCCAAGGCCACCTCGGCCTGGTACCAGCTGCCGCCCCGCAGCCCCGACCGACCGCTCGTCACCGTCGCGGCCGCCGGAGCGATCTGGTACTACGACGAAGAGCACGAGTTCCACTACGGGCAGTCGCTCAAGCTGCAGTGGGGTGTGCACCGTCCCGACGGCAGCTACCAGGCGCTGGACTCGGTACAGCCGATCGACGTGTTCGCCCAGTTCGCCTGGCGCAACCTGCGTTTCCCGCTGGCCTGGGCGCCGCCGGAGGCCAACGTGGCGCGCATCGTCGCCGATGACCCGAACCTCAGCGACGACCAGTGGTTCGGCTTCACGCCGCCCCGGGTGCCGACCCTGCAGACCGCGCAACAGTTCCTCGGTTCGCAGACCCCGATCATGATGGACATCGCGACCGCCGCGAACTTCCCGTGTCAGCGCCCGTTCTCCGAGCACCTCGGGGTCGCCGAGCTGCCGCAGTACCGCATCCTGCCCAACGTCAAGCAAGTGGTGGTGTCGTCGAATATGTGGCAGTCCGCCCAGAAGGGTGGCCCCTTCCTGTTCATCCAGGCGCTGCTGCGCACGTCGACCATCCCGACGTACCTGAGCAACGACTGGTACCGCGACTGGGGCTCGATCGAGAAATACGACCCGGTGGTACCGCCTGAGCTGGCACCCGTTGCCCATATCGATCAAGGAACCAAGCGAGTGTTCGGCTTCAGCCGGCCCGGACCGATTCGGGCCCTGCCATGA